Proteins encoded together in one Prunus dulcis chromosome 3, ALMONDv2, whole genome shotgun sequence window:
- the LOC117622583 gene encoding uncharacterized protein LOC117622583 codes for MKKSTMSSPHPYQSPVIVDEKDEAKSFRVEKVGASRSHAMENGKEEAPKNKLERKSTEDINESAEAFIKKFRKQLLIQRLESIENYEQMLARGL; via the coding sequence ATGAAGAAGAGCACCATGTCTTCTCCTCATCCATACCAGTCTCCGGTAATTGTCGACGAGAAAGACGAAGCCAAAAGCTTTAGAGTGGAGAAAGTTGGAGCTTCCAGGTCTCATGCTATGGAAAATGGCAAAGAGGAAGCACCGAAGAATAAGCTAGAGAGGAAGTCAACTGAAGACATCAACGAAAGCGCAGAGGCGTTCATCAAGAAGTTCAGGAAGCAGCTTTTGATCCAAAGGCTTGAGTCGATTGAGAATTATGAGCAAATGCTTGCGAGGGGCCTCTAA